Genomic segment of Paenibacillaceae bacterium GAS479:
TTGGGTCACACTAAGCTCCTCCGGATTGCTGACCTTGGTTAGGTCTTCAACCGGCGCATCGGCCAGCAGACGATAATCCGCACCCTTTAGAATGGCCGTTCCACCAAGAACCGCTTCCACGCGGAATAAAACATCTCCGCCATACGAACGTCTAACGACATAGTCCCCTGTTACCACTGTGCCCATCACCTCTAGCTCTAGCCTATGGGCAAGCGGCGGGAATGGTGACAACAGCTTTACCGTATAACCGCCCAGCTTCATTAATCCAGCTAATGAAAAAGCCTTTCACGAATCACCCGCAGGGATGATCTCATGAAAAGCTTTAAAATGACCTCCTGAACGGGACGGAAGTCAGCAATTGAATGGACTAAGCTTTGAAGCCCTCGGCTTCCAGAGCAGCGGTCAGCTTGGCATATTCCTGGAGTGACAGCGTCTCGCCGCGCCGTACCGGATCAATGCCGTTTGCCTGCAGCAAGCTCGTCAGCTCCTCGCGGCGGTTTTTGCCCAGCCAGGACGACAGATTGTTATGAATCGTTTTGCGTCTCTGCGCAAAGCAAGCTTGCACCGTACGGAAAAAGAAGTCTTCATCCGCTACCTCTACCGCAGGCTTATCTCTCATGGCCAGCTTGATAACGGCCGAATCGACATTCGGCTGAGGGATGAAAACAGTATGCGGCACGATGCAAACTAGTTCAGGCACCGTATAATATTGCACAGCTACGCTGAGGCTGCCGTAAGCCTTCGTTCCCGGCTTCGCCGCCATCCGCTCCGCTACTTCCTTCTGAATCATTACAACGATATTTTCAAGCGGCAGACGCTGTTCCAGCAACTTCATGAGGATTGGAGTCGTTACATAGTAAGGCAGGT
This window contains:
- a CDS encoding dimethyladenosine transferase, with the translated sequence MMDVATPRRTKDIIEKYGFSFKKSLGQNFLIDTNILNKIVAAAGLDKTKGALEIGPGIGALTEQLAREAKTVAAVEIDQRLIPILQEVLGSQEHVSIVHGDVLELDLQALFQDKFQDVSSVSVVANLPYYVTTPILMKLLEQRLPLENIVVMIQKEVAERMAAKPGTKAYGSLSVAVQYYTVPELVCIVPHTVFIPQPNVDSAVIKLAMRDKPAVEVADEDFFFRTVQACFAQRRKTIHNNLSSWLGKNRREELTSLLQANGIDPVRRGETLSLQEYAKLTAALEAEGFKA